One genomic window of Clostridia bacterium includes the following:
- a CDS encoding putative toxin-antitoxin system toxin component, PIN family has protein sequence MRVMIDTNILISIYLFPTPAMSKLVDAVTDHHTIVLPSYVVDELKTVIKRKFPTKYEALDTFLSELPFEYTYTIERIDADKYPSIRDKKDLPVLVSAITEDVDVLITGDKDFYDLGIEKPEILTPTQFIEKYG, from the coding sequence ATGCGGGTAATGATTGATACAAATATTCTCATTTCAATTTATCTTTTTCCCACTCCTGCTATGAGCAAATTGGTTGATGCTGTTACCGACCACCACACTATTGTATTGCCATCCTATGTAGTTGATGAGCTAAAAACAGTAATTAAACGTAAGTTTCCTACGAAATATGAGGCCCTGGACACATTTCTTTCGGAACTGCCTTTTGAATATACTTATACAATTGAAAGGATCGACGCAGACAAGTACCCGAGTATTCGGGATAAAAAAGACTTGCCTGTTCTAGTATCAGCCATTACGGAGGATGTAGATGTTTTAATTACAGGTGATAAGGATTTTTATGATCTGGGGATTGAAAAGCCGGAGATACTCACGCCCACACAGTTTATAGAAAAATACGGCTGA